Genomic segment of Candidatus Acidiferrales bacterium:
CCCCACTTCCATCTTCGATGGATCTTCGACCGACTTGTTCACCCGTTGAAAACCAAGGACAACTTGGAAGTTGTACGGCAAACGCACTGGTCGGCGCGCTTGAATTCTTGGAGAAGAAAGACGGCATGAAACTCGTCGACCTGAGCAGACTCTTCATTTATTATGACGAGCGCGCCGTTGAACACACGGTAAAGTCAGATTCCGGCGCGCAAATCCGTGATGGCATTAAAACGCTCGCCAAACAGGGAGTGTGTCCGGAAAAAGAATGGCCCTACAACGTCGCAAAATTTGCAGCCAAGCCATCAGCGAAGTGTTACAAAGATGCGCTCCAGCATGTTATCACTTCGTACCAGCGCATCCTGACGTTAGACGAAATGCGAAGCTGTCTTGCCGGTGGATTCCCATTTGTATTTGGGTTCACGGTCTATGAAAGTTTCGAGTCGCAGCAAGTCGCGCAAACCGGGATCTTAAACATGCCACAGCCGGGCGAGAAGGTGATGGGCGGTCATGCGGTAGTTGCCGTTGGTTATGATGATTCACAGAAACGTTTCATCATACGCAATTCGTGGGGAGCAAGCTGGGGACAGCGCGGCTATTTTACAATGCCCTATGATTATCTCGCCGACAGAAATCTGTCGGATGACATCTGGACAATTCGAAGAGGCGAACAC
This window contains:
- a CDS encoding C1 family peptidase; the encoded protein is MAKRKKVSRAGKSRSTRKTQSGKLGYGWLPDLPDHRDLLYGQIRPAIAPLPSSMDLRPTCSPVENQGQLGSCTANALVGALEFLEKKDGMKLVDLSRLFIYYDERAVEHTVKSDSGAQIRDGIKTLAKQGVCPEKEWPYNVAKFAAKPSAKCYKDALQHVITSYQRILTLDEMRSCLAGGFPFVFGFTVYESFESQQVAQTGILNMPQPGEKVMGGHAVVAVGYDDSQKRFIIRNSWGASWGQRGYFTMPYDYLADRNLSDDIWTIRRGEHM